CGAGGCCCGCCCGCGTCGACTACCGAAAAGCCCACTATCCACACGTCCGAGGCGTTCACGCCGACGATGTTCCGAATCGACAGCTTCGCTCCCACGGGGCCCACCTGCGTGCACGTCGTGCCCGAAATGTGGAACAGCGTCGACTCGGCGTCCACGGTCCACGCCTCGTCCCGCGCCTTGTCCCCGAGAGCGAGGACAGGGCCGTACCACGTCCGATCGTGCGTCGTGGGTGGGCGACCTGGGCACACGATCGTGTCGGTGCGTGCCCCCTCACGTCGATAGATGTCGAACCCGGTGGCCCACACGACGCCGCCCGCCGCCGAGAGACCGCCGAACTGCTCGTTCAAAGAGAACGGGGCACCGACGCTCGCCCAAGCCGTCCCGTCCCATCGATAGAGTCGCGGGGTGAGCGCGCCGCTCGTCGTGGTCTCGTGGCCAATGGCCCAGAGGGCATCAGGGCCGTCTTTCGCCAGCAGCGACACACGCGCGCCCGCGCCAACGGAGAAGGTCGTCCACTGGCCGGCCTTCCAGCGCGACACCCGCCCGGTTTCGTTTGTCGCCGAGTCCAGAGTACCCGTGAACCACAGGCTGTCCTTCAAGGCGACCATCACGCTGCCGGCTGGCGCGCGGAACCCTTCGGCCCACGCGCGTCCGTCGTAGTGTCGTGCTTGGTAGGTCCCCTCGGTGTGCTCCACCGCCCACACGTCGTCGTCCGAGAGCGCGTCCATCGCCAGGACCTGCTCTCCGCTGCCCCGCCCCTCTCTGCGCACCCACATGGCGTCGAGCGCGCGCGCTGGAGGGGTCGAACGGCCCCGCGTGTACACTTGGCCACCCGTCCCCACCGCGTACCGTGTGCTGCGCGTGGAGCCTAGGATGAGAGGGGCCCCGTCTACCGGCAAGGCCGTGTTGGTCCACACTCCATCTTGTTGCCAGTCGACGGTCCCCCACGAGCGACACCCCATCGACCAACACCACGGGCCGGAGTCGACGAGGGGCGGGTCCCAGCCATAGATGCCCGGGGACGGGTCGTAAGTGACCGAGCGGCCGTGCGGGAGAATATCGCCCGCGGCGTAGATCGGCCGCGGGGGGACGCTCGTGACGATGGAGCCGCTCCCCTCCAAGGTGGCGATCTCCCGGCGGAGATGCCCCCCCTCCGCACGGAATACGTCTCGAATCACCTGAACGCCGTTCACGTTCTGGATTCGTGTCGGCGCCATCCCGGTCCCTCGCGAGACCTCGGCGAGACCTCCGCTCTTCGGAAATGGCCGAATTTCGGCCCACGCCGCGCCTCCCTCGGTCCACCGGAAGACGCGGCCGGCGCGGGTCAAGACCCAGACCGACAGCACGTCCTCGGCGCTCAAAGAAGCGCTGGCGTCGAGCGTCTCGTCGACCGTCGCGCCGCTGCCGCTCGCGAGCGGGAGCGCGGGGAGCACGAGGCGCGGCTCGAGGTCGGCGTCGACGAGGACGACGCTCGCCGGATCGTGCGCCTTCGAGAGGACCCCAACGACGCCCAGCCTCGGCACGTCCGCGGAGCGGAGCGCGCCTATCGCGTAGGCGCCGCTGCTCGGATGCACCTGGAAGGCCCCGTCGCGGAGGCGCAGCACGGTCGTCGCGCCGAAGGGTTCGGCCGGCGTCTTCGGGCGATGGAAGAACGCGTACACGTTGTCCGCTCCGGTGCCCCACACGAGCGCGTCGTCGAAGTCCCCGTCGAGCCGAAACTGCGCCTTCTGGCTCACGCCGTCCCAGCGCACGATCTCTCCGCGGCGCGAGACGGACCATATGCCGTTATCGGTGTTGCTGGCCCAAGCGGAGACCAGCGTGTTGCGCGTGGACTCCGTATTGGCCCAGCAGAGCGTGCCCGTGGGACAAGGCATGAGCGACGCCGAGGGGGGAGGCGCGGGCGAGGAGCTCGTCGTCTCGGGCTCCGCGCTCGTGGCCGTCGGGGGCAATCGAACGTCCGTCGTGGGAGGTGCGTCCCCGATGTTGAGAGTCGACCCACATCCGACGACGAGCCACGCGGCGAACGCGAAGAGTGAAGTGTGAGAGTGCGTCTTCATATTCCCTTGTTCGCGGCTCCGGTCCGTTTCCGTCACGCCAGGAGAACGATTTTGTACGACCGCGAGGCGCCCATCTCGCACCCCGCGGTCGATGAGCGGAGCCGTAGAGCACCGATCAGGTTGAAGGACCGAGGATTTCGCTGGGTTAGCAAGCATCGCTAGGAGCGACGACGACGGATACTATCGTATCCGAGGAGGAGCGACAACGCGAGGCGCCGCTAAACCTGCGAAAGCCGACGGGATTCAACCTGTTCGGTGCTCTAGTTCGGTTTCGGCACCGCCGACCGCAGGATGGCCCCGTGAGTGCCGCCGACCCAGAGGGTGCCGAGCGGTGACACCGACGCCGAGACGAACCTGGGGTCGACCGCGAGCTTCGCGGGCTCGAGGGTCCGACCGTTCCAACGGAAGAGGCGAGGTTCGGTCCGGTCTCGAGTCGGGTTGCCGTTCGAGGGAACCGTCGTCGTGGCCACTACCCAGGCGTCCGAGGCGCGGACACCGACGACGTTTCGAATACTCAGCTGTTCCCCGGGAGGGGTCCCCACCACCATGCACCTCGTGCCCGCAATGTGGAGCAGGGCGGTCTCCCGCGCCCCCGGCGTCGGCAGGGACGCCACGACCCACGCCTCGTCCCCGACAGCGAAGACCGCGGAATACGCGGTGCCCGTTGGCAGGCTAGAGCACACGATCGTGTCGGTGCGAGCTCCCTCACGTCGATAGATGGCGTCCCCCGTTGCCCACACCACACCGCCCGCCGCCGCGAGGCCGCGGATGTCCTCGTTCGGAGCAAACGGGCTGCCCAAGTCAGACCAAGCTGTCCCGTCCCATCGATGGAGCCGCGCGACCCGAACGCCGCCCCCCGCCGGCGACGATTGGCTCACGGCCCACAGCGAGTCCGGGCCGTCTTTCGCCAGTCGCGACACCGGCGCGCCAAGGGAGAAGGTGGTCCAGCCTCCCCCCTTCCAGCGGGACAAGACCTCGGAATTCTTGAACCACACGCTGTCCTTCAAGGCGACCATCGTGTCGCCGGGCGGCGCCTCATCAACCCCTTCCACAAAGCGGCTGGGTGCCCCGCTGCGACCTGGCGCAACAACCCCTTCGGACCAGGTGCGCCCGTCGTAGTGCCGTGCTCGGTGGGTCCCCTCGCGGGACTCCAACGCCCACACGTCGTCATCCGCGAGCGCGTCGATCGCAAAGACTCGGTCCGAGGGGCTCCGCCCCTCTCTGCGCACCCAATTGGCATCGATCGAGCCATTCGGCGTAGAAAGCCGAGTGTACAACTGGCCCCCCGTACCTACCGTGTGAAGCCCGCCGGATTCGTCGCCCAGGACAAACCCTGCGTCAATCGGAAGTTCGAACCTGGTCCAAACATTGTCCCATTGCGAGAGGATGGTTCCCCACCAGCCGCACCCCAAACCACCACAACTCCCGCCCGCGCCCACGAATCGAGCGCCTCCGTATCCGGGTGTTACCGACCGGCCGTGCGGAAGGATTTCTTCTGGTTGGACCCCTCGTGGAATGCTCGTGACGACGGAGCCGCTCCCCTCCAACGTGGCGACCGCTCGATGACCATAGCCGAGGTCGATGTTCCCGGTCCTCGTGAGCCATGTGTCTCGAATCACCTGGACTCCTTCCCCTCGGGTCGCGATCCCGGTCCCGCGCGAGAGTTCGGAATACTCGCCGGGACCGACGCTCGTCGGAGGAAAGGGCCTGATCTCGTCCCACGCCGCGCCTCCCTCGGTCCATCGAAAGACCCGCCCGGTCTTCGTCAAGACCCACACGGACAGCACGTTGACGGCGTTCACCGAAGCGGTGGCGTCGAAGGTCTCGTCGACCCTCGCGGCGAGCTCGCTCGCGATCGGGAGCGCGGGGAGCACGAGCTGCGGCTTGAGGTCGGCGTCGACGAGGGCGACGCTCGCCGGATCGTTGGCCTTCGAGAGGACGGCGACGATGCCGAGCTTCGGCACCTGGACGGGGCGAAGCGCGCCGATCGCGTAAGCGCCGCTGCTCGCGTGCACTTGAAAGGCCCCGTCGTGGAAGCGCACGACGGTCGTCGCGCCGAAGGGTTCGGCGGGCGTCTTCGCGCGGTGAAAGAACGCGTAGACGTTGTCCGCCGCGGTGCCCAACACGAGCGCGTCGTCGAACGTCCCGTCGATCCGAAACCGCAGCGTCTGGTAGACGCCGTCCCAGTGAAGAATCTCCCCGTGGCGCGTGACGGACCACACGCTGCGCGCCGCGTCGGAGGCCCAGGTGGAGACCAGGTCGTTTCGCGTGGACTCGGTGTTGGCCCAACAGAGCGTGCCCGTGGCACAAGGCACGAGTGACGATGAAGAGGGAGGCGCGGGCGAGGAGCTCGTCGGTGCCGGCGTCGGCTCGGGTGAAGCGGTCGTGCCCGTGGGCGCCGTGGGCGCCGGCGTAGGCTCGGGGTCTCCGATGTTGAGGTTCGACCCACATCCGACGACGAGCCAAGCGGCGAGCGCGAAGAGTGACGTGTGAGAGTGCTTCTTCATATTCCCTTGTTCGCGGCACCGGTCCGTTTCCGTCACGACACGAGAACGATTTTGCGTGGTCACCGGGGAAGCTCTCGGAGCAGGGCGTCGATGCGGCCGCGCAGGATGCTCTGGGGATAGGCCGCGAGGAACGCCTCGCCCCGTCGGCGAGCGTCGGCGGTGTGGCCGCCTGCCGCGAGACCTTGAACCTCGAGCGCGTCACGCTCCTCGGCGAGCTGCCCCTTCGGGAATCGCTGTCGGTGCGCGCGCACGGCCTCGAGCGACGACACCCAGTCCCGCCGGCCCAAGGCCACGCGGCCTCGCTCGAGGAGACCGCGCTCCTCGTCGAGGAGGGTCTGCGGCCGCGCGCTCGGCTCGGGCGCGGGTCGTGCGAGCGGAGGTGCGGGCGGCGCTGCCGTCAGTGCCGTCGGTGCGAGCGCGACGCCACTCGAGCTCGCGGCAGGCGGGGCGTGGGCGGACACGACCGCCCGCGCGGGGGCGCTCGAGGGCGCGGGGCTCGCGGTGCCCGGTGGCGCCAGCTGCACGACGGGCGGCGCCGGTTCCGGCGACCGCACCGAGAGCACGACGGGCGTGGGCTCGAGGGGAGGCGCGAGCGGCATGGGCTTGGGTCCAAGTGTAGCGTAGCCGGCGGCGCCCACCACCAGGCCCAAGGCGAACATGCCGCCCAGGCGAACGAGCCCGCTCGGCGCGGCGGACGCGCCGGACGCCGGGAGCGGCGGAGCGGGCGCTCGAGGCGACGGGTCCGCCCCCGCCGTCGGCGCGATCGCGGCCTCGAGGTTCTTGCGGACGGCCTCGAGGCGCGCGGCGTCCACGGCGGGGGCGTCCCGCTCCGGAGCGAGCAGCGCCGCGAGCGCGGGGTCGAGCTCGTCGTCCATCACGCCGCACCTCCCGTCGTGACGTCCTTCGCGGTGAGCGCGGCCGCCAGATCCGCGCGAGCGAGCCTGAGGCGAGAATAGGCGGTGTTCAGGGGAATGCCGAGCGCGTGGGCGATCTCGGGGATCGACTGTCCGTCGATGTCCTTGAGGATGAGCACCGCGCGGCGGTGGACCTCCACGTTCGCGAGGGCCTCGCGGACGCGCGCGCGCGCCTCCGCCCCCTCGAGCGCCTCGTGCGGTCCCGCCTCGGTCGAAGGCGCGTCGCTCTCGACGAGCAGCTCGCGGTTTCTCCCGCTCTTCCGGCGGTGCCGAAGGCAGACCCGGTACGCGATGGCGAACACCCAGGGGCGAAAAGGTCTGCTCTGATCGTAGTCCTCGAAGAGCGCATGGACCGTCATGAACACCTCCTGGACGAGGTCGTCGCGGTGGTGGTTGGGCACGCCGAGCCGGGCAAGTGAATGAAAGACATAGGAGGCGTGCTCGTCGAAGATCCGGCGGAAATCCATGCTTCCCGAGCGACATTCGCCCTCTAGGGGAGGATCCGTCACGGAAATCGACCGACGAGGCCGATTCCGACGGTGCCCCCCAGGGCGGGGGTGGTGAACAGGGTCTCCGGGCCGACCGTGATGTTGGTGCGCACGAGCAGCGTCGCGACGTCGGCGGAGGCGCGGAGGGCGACCGGCCCGAAGAGCGCGAGATCGCCGCCCACCCGCGCCCCGAGCGTCCCGAAGGGGCCGACGGTGCGCCGGGCCTGGAGCACGTTCGTTCCGTCGGCCGCGATGGCGCCGGCCGCGCCGACGATGCAGAGGAACCCGCGCCCGAGGTGTCCACACCCGGCGAGCTCACCCAAGCGGACGGCGGTCTCGACCGTACCGACGGCGTAGCGCCCCTCCGCGGGCAGATCGAACCGCCCGCCCGCGACCACCGACCAGGGACCGCGGCGGAGGCTCGCGGTGAGCCGCGCGCCCACCGAAGGCGCAGGCGCGAAGCCCACCCCGGCCACGAGATCGAGGCCGACCGACACGGTCCAGGGCAGCGCGGGGGCGGGCGTGGGGCGAGCGGGAGGCGGGCCCGCGCCGGGCTCGCGCAGAGGCCCCGAGGCGATGGTTGGGCTCGCCGGGCCGGTCGCGGGGGCGGCCGCGGAGCCGTTCGAGCCGTTCGACGTGGGCGCATCGAGCAGAAGGGTCACCGCGAGGACGACGCTGTCGGCCAGATCGCGGCACGTCTCGTCGGTGCTCGCGAGGCTTCGCCGCCCGAGCAGCGTCGAGCGGTCGTCGAACGCCTCCACCTCGGCCGCGAGCTTGTTCTCCTGGCGCTCGTCCAGGCGAAACGCTGCGCGGACGGTCATGTGAGCGTCGTCACGAAACGGGTCGTACCCCAGGCGCTCGGCGACGCGGGACCGCAGCTGCTCGGCGGAGGGACACCGGTCGGCCCCCGGTTCACGCACGTGGAGGAGGCGCGCTTGGGGCCGACTCCACGCCGCGCTCGGGGTCGCGAGGGCCAGGAGACCCACGAGCGCCGCGGTCGCTCGCCCCGCCGAGCGCGCGGCGAGGGAGCCCCTACGGGAGTCGCGGCGCCTCGGCATCGGCCGCAAAGGTAGCCGCAACTCGCCGAACCGAGAACCTGAAGTGAGCCCCGAAGGCGATCCCGCCGCGCCTCGACCCCGCGGGAACGCCGCTGCTAGATTGCGAGCATGTCCGACCGGCTCCGCGCCGCCTACGACGCGCTCAAGGCGCGCGCCCGCGCGCGGGCCGGTCGCCCGGGCGACATCGCGCAGCGGGTGATGGAGCACCACGCGATCTACCAGGACTCGCGGGGCAACCACGCCTTCCCGCTGATCGCGCTCCACGGTGCGCTCTGGGGCTACAACTTCTTCGAGACCACAGGCAAGCTGGGCGAGATCATCTCCTACCGCTACTTCCTCGACGCCGAGGAGAAGGCCACGCGCCACGCCATGCTGAACGCCTTCGCCGAGGGCTTCAAGGCGGTGAACCGCGAGGTGTTCATCGACACCTACACGAACTGGTACTTCACGCGGGAGCACGGGCGCGAACGAGGCGCCGAGGCGCTCGTGAACGGCGCGCTCCTCGAGGCCTTGAACGAGGCGCACGCCGCGCGCGCGGCCGGGCGCGAGCTCGACCTTACCCGCAAGAGACACCTGTTCGTCCAGGCGCTGCACTTCGAACAAGAGCTCACGGTGGCCCCGGGCATCGCCCGCGAGCTCGCGAAGTTCGACTGCCCCATTCTGCGGGCGCTCTGCATGAAGCCGCTCGTGCGATTTGAGTATTTCCCCTTCTGGCGCACGTTCTCGTTCAGCGATTTCTCCAACAAGGAGGAGCGCGTCGAGCGGGCGCTCGAGTCGTTCGATCTGGCCGCCGAGCAGGGCTGGGAGGCCGTGCGCGAGTCGATGCGCGACTACGGCGTGCTGCCCGACACCTTCTTCGCGCCGGCCACGGCTGGTTGAGCTTTCTTCGAGCCCGATCGTCAGCGTTACGGAACGGGGATCGCGAAGTGCACAGCCCAGTTCTCGAGCTTGTCGCCATTTCTGGACTTCGACGCGTCCGAGTCGCGGAGGTTGCCGCGGGGCCCGGTGGTGGCGCCCGCGCGCGCGCCCACGGCGCCGGTCGCCGCGTAGCGAATGGTCTTGCCGGCGCCCACCGGGGCCGCGGAGAGCTTGATGCGCACGGTGTCCGGCCCCTCCAGCGTGACGGCCGTGATCGTGGGCGGCGAGGCGCTGTCGTCGACGTACTCGAAGCCCTTGTTGCCGGGATCGGTGACCGTGGTCGTGTCGAACACCAGCGGCGCGACGGGCACGACGAACTTCACTCGGATCTCGTCGCCGGTCAGGGTGGCCGAGACCGGCCGCAGGGGCTCCCAGCGCCTCCCCTCCAGCACGACCCGCCTATAGACCTTGGCGTAGTACTCGCCCATGTGCCGGTAGCCCGCGGCCGTGAGGTGCACGCCGTCGGGAGCGTATTGGACGTTGTATTTCGGCCCCACGAGGACGATCTTGCCGTTGCTGACGATCGACGCCTCGAGCTGCTGGAGGGGTATCGCGCTCGTGGCCTGTCCGTACTTGGTCCACGAGCTCATCTGCGTGTGAAACATGGGGATGGGCTCGGTCTGACCCGTGATGGCCTTCACCTCGGTCTCGTAGTCTGACTGCCACTCCGCGAGATCGGCCGCGTAGGTGGCGTTCCCGGCGACGTGGTCCGACTCGCCGTGCACGTTGGTTACCGCCCTCACGACGTAGCTCTCCATCGCCGCCGTCGCGATCGTCTTCGCGTCGCGTACTTGGTTTAGGCCGGACGTGAAGGCGGCCGTGCCCTTCTTCAGCCCCACGTAGGCGGTGCCGCCGATCCCGTGGCAGCTGACGAGGAGTCGATGCCGATCGTTCGGCGCCGGGAGCCCAAAGAGCACCTCGGTCTGCGCCACGTCGGCCACCAGGTTCGCGAGCCCGCTCGACATGGTCTCGACGCTCCCCTCCACGAGAGGGAGGAACGACGTCGCGCGCGTCGCGCTCCGCAGCACGCCTGTGTTGAGCATGCGGTTGTCGAAGGGCTGGCTCGTCGACAGAACAGGCG
This genomic stretch from Myxococcales bacterium harbors:
- a CDS encoding sigma-70 family RNA polymerase sigma factor: MDFRRIFDEHASYVFHSLARLGVPNHHRDDLVQEVFMTVHALFEDYDQSRPFRPWVFAIAYRVCLRHRRKSGRNRELLVESDAPSTEAGPHEALEGAEARARVREALANVEVHRRAVLILKDIDGQSIPEIAHALGIPLNTAYSRLRLARADLAAALTAKDVTTGGAA